The following DNA comes from Ornithinimicrobium avium.
GGCGAGTCGGCGGCCGGCGGCAAGGCGGTCGTCTTCGGCACCTCGCCGTTCTACCGCACCCACCCCAAGGGCGGTATGAGCCAGGTGGCGCAGGCCATCTTCGCGGTGACGCCGGAGGGCTGACCCAGCGGCAGGCATCTGCGTCAGGCATCGCCAGGGTCCAGGCCCTGGCGATGCCTGACGTTCGTGTTGTCCACAGGGTGGCGCTAGCCGTCCCGGCATCTGCGCCACCATGGGTCGTGATGGGAAACCGCAGCGAGGACGCGACGGAGGCGCGGCAGCGCGTCGCACGGATGACGACGGCGCGGCGCCGGGACACGGTCGGGCGTGAGCTGGGTGCCCTCCACGACGGGGTCGTCCGCTTCTGCGAGCTCTACGAGCTGGGCCTGACCTACGACCAGATCCTCGCCGAGGTCGACGCGGGGCGCTGGCACCGGGTCGGCCGGCGAGCCGTCAGCATCGTCGGCCCGCGGCTGAGCACCGAGGCCTCCTGGTGGGTCGCGGTGTGGGAGTGCGGGTCGGGGGCGGTGCTCGACGGTGTGTCCTCGCTGCTGGCTGCCGGACTGAGGTCGTGGGAGGAGAGGGTCGTCCACGTCAGCGTGGCCAGGGGCACGCGTACCCGACCGCGTCCCGGGGTGCGGATCCACCACCAGCGCCGCCTCGGGCGCACGGTCGACGCCGGGATACCGAGGACCGCCCCCGAAGTGGCGGTGCTGAGGGCGGCCCAGTGGGCGGTCTCGGACAGGCAGGCCCTGACGGTCCTGGCGATGACCGTCCAGCAGCGGCTCGTCCCTCCCGGTCGGCTGCTGGCGGCGTGGGAGGCCACCGAGCGGCACCGGCGGCGCCGACTCCTCGCCCGGGCCGTCCCTCTCGTCTGCGACGGGGCGCACGCGCTGGGTGAGCTGGACTTCGCACGGGCCTGCCGGCGCCGGGGACTGCCCGAGCCTTCTCGGCAGGAGCTGCGCACCACGCCCCACGGCGTGGTCTACCTCGACGTGCGCTTCGACGGCTACGGCGTCCACGTGGAGATCAACGGCGCCCAGCACTACTCCAGGCTCGCCCCTGTGGCCGACGCCCTGCGCCGCAACGACCGCACGCTCGAGGGCGACCTGTCCCTCGAGATCCCGGTCCTCGGCCTGCTGCTCGACGAGGACGGCTTCCTGGACCAGGTCGAGGACGCGCTGCGTCGGCGCGGGTGGCGGTGCGCCGCCTGAGACAGCAGTGTCAGGCAGTTGTGTCAGGCACTCCCGGGGCTGGAAGCCTGGCGGTGCATGACACAGATGCCTGACACCACCGCAGGGGTCCCGCAGCCGCCACCGCTGCGTCACCCGGCGGACGATGCCGCCGCGGCCACCTCGCGATAGATACCTACCAGCCGCTCGGCGGCGGCCGCGCTGTCGAAGCGGTCCGCGATCCGGCGGGACCGCTCCTGCCACGCCCGGTAGGTGAGCGGTTCCTCGCGCAGGTGGACGAGGGCCTCGCCGAAGGTCGCGTCGCGGCAGCGCAGCACGTCGTGGCCGAAGGTGTCGTCGTACTCCGGGATGTCGCGGGCCACCACCGGCAGGCCGACGCCAGCGGCCTCGAGGATGCACATCGGGTGGTTCTCCTGCTCGGCGGGCAGGCAGAACACGTCTGCCGCCTGCAGGTAGCGCCGGACCTCGGGGTGCGGCAGGACGTCGGTGAAGCGCAGGTTCTCCGGCGCTCGTTCCATGAGGCGCCGCATGGCCCCGTGGTCGGCGGCGAGGTGCTTGAACGGGATGCCGCCCACCCAGACGAACGTCATCCCGGGGTGCTCGCGGGCGAGCCGGTCGAAGAGGTCGACGCGCTTGCGCGGCTGGACCTGGCCGACCCCGAGAACCACGAACGCGTCGTCGTCGAACCCCAGCTCCAGGCGAGCGGCCCCCCGGTCCTCCGGGGAGGTCCGGTAGGCGGCCATGTCGATCGTGTTGTGGAGGACCTCGATCCGCCCCGGGTCGACGCGCAGCTCGGTCTCCAGCGCGTGCGCGACCGTCCCGGAGACCGCCAGGACCCTGTCGGCCCGCCGGTAGAACCACTGCATGTAGCGCCGCGCGAGCGGACGCCACCACCTGGCCCCGCGCAGGGAGCCGACCAGCGAGTCGGGGACGACGTGGGCGGAGACGACCGTGCGGGTGCGCGGGTCGAGGATCTTGGGCCACACGCCGGTGCCCATGGTGTGCAGGTGGTAGACGTCGCAGTCGACGCGCTCGCCGTAGCGTCCGCGCACCACGTCGACGTCGTCGCGCCGCTCCAGCGCCGTCGCGAGCTCGAGGTATGCGGTGTGCACGCCGTGCCCCTGCACCGAGACGTCGCTCTCGCTCGCCATGTTGACGACCAGGTTCATCGAGCTCACCCCGCCAGCCACGGGATCCAGCGCGACAGCAGGGTCAGGACCCCGAAGGTGTAGATGATCAGCGCCCAGGGCTTGAGCAGCACGACGATCACCACGAAGGTGCGCCACCGCATGCGGGAGAGCCCGGCGAGGTAGCAGAGGAGGTCGTCAGGGCCGAACGGCAGCGCGATCGCCACCGCGAACCAGGCGGCGAAGTGCCGGTGCTGGAGCCAGCCGAGCCAGCGCTGCACGGTGACCGGACGGAACCGGGCGGAGATCAGGTCGTGGCCGAGGTGCCGGGAGAGGGCGAAGACCAGCATCGAACCGAGGCAGGTGGCGCAGTAGGCCACGACCACACCGAGAACCGGGCCGAAGAGGATGGGTGCGGCCATGATGGTCGCCGAGCCGGGGAAGACCGGGAAGACCGCCTCACCGGCGCCGACCAGCGCGTAGACCACGGGCGCCAGCGGCCCCACGCCGTCGACGAGGTCACGCAGCTGCGTCGCCGAGGTGAGCACCCCGGACTGGACGCCCCACAGGACCATCCCGGCCAGGCCGAGCCAGCCCACGAGCGCGACCGGGCGGGACCAGCGCACAAAGGTCTCCGCGGACGGCGATCGGACAGGCCGAACGGTCGTCGACGACCGTGTCGCGACCACGTGCGCCCCCGTCGCGGCGCTCATGCCGCCCACCTCGCCGTGCCGACCGGACCGCGGGCGCGGTCGTAGGCGGCGCAGATCGCGTCGACGAAG
Coding sequences within:
- a CDS encoding glycosyltransferase family 4 protein; amino-acid sequence: MNLVVNMASESDVSVQGHGVHTAYLELATALERRDDVDVVRGRYGERVDCDVYHLHTMGTGVWPKILDPRTRTVVSAHVVPDSLVGSLRGARWWRPLARRYMQWFYRRADRVLAVSGTVAHALETELRVDPGRIEVLHNTIDMAAYRTSPEDRGAARLELGFDDDAFVVLGVGQVQPRKRVDLFDRLAREHPGMTFVWVGGIPFKHLAADHGAMRRLMERAPENLRFTDVLPHPEVRRYLQAADVFCLPAEQENHPMCILEAAGVGLPVVARDIPEYDDTFGHDVLRCRDATFGEALVHLREEPLTYRAWQERSRRIADRFDSAAAAERLVGIYREVAAAASSAG
- a CDS encoding TVP38/TMEM64 family protein; the protein is MRWSRPVALVGWLGLAGMVLWGVQSGVLTSATQLRDLVDGVGPLAPVVYALVGAGEAVFPVFPGSATIMAAPILFGPVLGVVVAYCATCLGSMLVFALSRHLGHDLISARFRPVTVQRWLGWLQHRHFAAWFAVAIALPFGPDDLLCYLAGLSRMRWRTFVVIVVLLKPWALIIYTFGVLTLLSRWIPWLAG